A window of the Pongo abelii isolate AG06213 chromosome 10, NHGRI_mPonAbe1-v2.0_pri, whole genome shotgun sequence genome harbors these coding sequences:
- the CD9 gene encoding CD9 antigen yields the protein MPVKGGTKCIKYLLFGFNFIFWLAGIAVLAIGLWLRFDSQTKSIFEQETNNNNSSFYTGVYILIGAGALMMLVGFLGCCGAVQESQCMLGLFFGFLLVIFAIEIAAAIWGYSHKDEVIKEVQEFYKDTYNKLKTKDEPQRETLKAIHYALNCCGLVGGVEQFISDICPKKDGLETFTVKSCPDAIKEVFDNKFHIIGAVGIGIAVVMIFGMIFSMILCCAIRRNREMV from the exons CTTGCCGGGATTGCTGTCCTTGCCATTGGACTATGGCTCCGATTCGACTCTCAGACCAAGAGCATCTTCGAGCaagaaactaataataataattccagcTTCTACACAG GAGTCTATATTCTGATCGGAGCCGGCGCCCTCATGATGCTGGTGGGCTTCCTGGGCTGCTGTGGAGCTGTGCAGGAGTCCCAGTGCATGCTGGGACTG TTCTTCGGCTTCCTCTTGGTGATATTCGCCATTGAAATAGCTGCGGCCATCTGGGGATATTCCCACAAGGATGAG GTGATTAAGGAAGTCCAGGAGTTTTACAAGGACACCTACAACAAGCTGAAAACCAAGGATGAGCCCCAGCGGGAAACGCTGAAAGCCATCCACTATGCG TTGAACTGCTGTGGTTTGGTTGGGGGCGTGGAACAGTTTATCTCAGACATCTGCCCCAAGAAGGACGGACTCGAAACCTTCACCGTGAAG TCCTGTCCTGATGCCATCAAGGAGGTCTTCGATAATAAATTCCACATCATCGGCGCAGTGGGCATTGGCATCGCTGTGGTCATG ATATTTGGCATGATCTTCAGTATGATCTTGTGCTGTGCTATCCGCAGGAACCGCGAGATGGTCTAG